One uncultured Desulfovibrio sp. genomic window carries:
- the hemA gene encoding glutamyl-tRNA reductase, which yields MDCDIFLVGLNHRTASVDVRERFALVNHCDEEHWAVPCVGAVSESVILSTCNRVELLAAGNGDVAGQVLENWAIARGAKPEELKPYVYVHKNLEAVRHLFSVASSLDSMVLGEPQILGQLKTAYRKAVKCHATGVILNRLVHKAFSVAKRVRTETAVASSAVSISYAAVELAKRIFGDMKTHKAMLVGAGEMAELAAMHLLQSGIDEILVANRTLERGQELAKQFKGRAIPFEDMAEHLTEVDIIITSTGSQEPIIRARDIRAVLKARKNRPMFFIDIAVPRDIDPDVNGLDNVYLYDIDDLKEVVEENLATRRDEAAKAADIVNEEVLLFSRWLSSLDVQPTIVDLIQRGERMGQEELAKTLKRLGPVNDETRDALEALVGALVRKLNHDPIMFLKRGSMSQEGNGPRISIARRIFNLDKTGCPYSEEH from the coding sequence ATGGACTGTGATATCTTTCTTGTCGGCCTGAATCATCGCACTGCCAGCGTGGACGTGCGCGAGCGCTTTGCCCTGGTCAACCACTGCGATGAAGAGCATTGGGCCGTGCCGTGTGTTGGCGCGGTGAGCGAAAGCGTGATCCTTTCCACCTGCAACCGCGTGGAGCTGCTGGCCGCTGGCAACGGCGATGTGGCCGGACAGGTGCTTGAAAACTGGGCCATTGCGCGCGGCGCAAAACCCGAAGAACTCAAGCCCTACGTCTATGTGCACAAGAATCTGGAGGCGGTGCGCCATCTGTTTTCTGTGGCGTCCAGCCTTGATTCCATGGTGCTGGGCGAACCACAGATTCTGGGCCAGCTCAAAACCGCCTACCGCAAGGCGGTCAAGTGCCACGCCACAGGCGTCATACTTAACCGGTTGGTGCACAAGGCTTTTTCTGTAGCCAAAAGGGTGCGCACAGAAACTGCGGTGGCCTCCAGCGCGGTTTCCATCAGCTATGCCGCAGTGGAGCTTGCCAAACGCATTTTTGGCGACATGAAGACTCACAAGGCCATGTTGGTGGGCGCGGGCGAAATGGCCGAACTTGCCGCCATGCATCTTTTGCAGTCGGGCATTGATGAAATTCTGGTTGCCAACCGCACTCTTGAACGCGGGCAGGAGCTGGCAAAGCAGTTCAAGGGACGGGCCATCCCCTTTGAAGACATGGCCGAGCACCTGACAGAGGTGGACATCATCATCACCTCCACCGGCTCGCAGGAACCCATCATCCGCGCGCGCGACATCCGCGCCGTGCTCAAAGCCCGCAAAAACAGGCCCATGTTCTTTATCGACATTGCCGTGCCGCGCGACATTGACCCGGATGTCAACGGCCTCGACAACGTCTATCTGTACGACATTGACGACCTCAAGGAAGTGGTGGAAGAAAACCTCGCCACCCGCCGAGACGAAGCCGCCAAGGCCGCGGATATCGTCAACGAGGAAGTACTGCTGTTCTCCCGCTGGCTTTCAAGCCTCGATGTCCAGCCCACTATTGTTGACCTCATCCAGCGCGGCGAACGCATGGGACAGGAAGAACTTGCCAAGACCCTCAAAAGGCTTGGCCCGGTGAACGATGAAACCCGCGATGCCCTTGAGGCTCTGGTGGGCGCTCTGGTGCGCAAGCTCAACCATGACCCCATCATGTTTCTCAAGCGCGGCAGCATGTCCCAGGAGGGCAACGGCCCGCGCATCAGCATTGCGCGCCGTATTTTCAATCTGGATAAAACTGGCTGCCCTTATTCGGAGGAACACTGA
- the ccsA gene encoding cytochrome c biogenesis protein CcsA gives MISPEFSTAVTLLLYGSASVAGLAGVAARSALWRKIGCSVALAGFACQTLMLFLGFHKALPGGLSAGAYFQLMAWFVVLCGIAAWAKLRQEIPLVFATPLGLMLFAMSAPYLASVVQVPPSLNTSFYALHIGSLFLSLALLALAFAAGALFLFMEGRIKSKLTMKGFWLDMPALSMLDKINAITTMIGFPMYTLGIVSGLIWAKPVFGGTVTGDPKEVISIVIWLFYSVLFHNRLTKGWKGRKPAQLAVFVFILCLFSIIVVNTFMETHHAFIRR, from the coding sequence ATGATCTCCCCTGAATTTTCCACCGCCGTAACCCTGCTGCTCTATGGCTCGGCCAGTGTTGCAGGGCTTGCGGGCGTTGCCGCGCGCAGCGCCCTGTGGCGCAAGATAGGCTGTAGCGTGGCGCTGGCGGGCTTTGCCTGTCAGACGCTCATGCTCTTTCTGGGCTTTCACAAGGCCCTGCCCGGCGGCCTGAGCGCTGGCGCGTACTTTCAGCTCATGGCCTGGTTTGTGGTGCTCTGCGGCATTGCCGCCTGGGCCAAGCTGCGGCAGGAGATTCCGCTGGTATTCGCCACACCGCTAGGGCTTATGCTCTTTGCCATGTCGGCCCCGTATCTGGCCTCAGTGGTGCAGGTTCCGCCCTCGCTCAACACCTCCTTTTACGCCCTGCACATCGGCTCGCTTTTTTTGAGCCTTGCCCTGCTGGCGCTGGCCTTTGCCGCCGGAGCGCTCTTTCTGTTCATGGAGGGGCGCATCAAGAGCAAGCTGACCATGAAGGGCTTTTGGCTCGACATGCCCGCCCTCTCCATGCTTGATAAAATCAATGCCATCACGACCATGATCGGCTTTCCCATGTACACTCTGGGCATCGTTTCCGGGCTTATCTGGGCCAAGCCGGTATTTGGCGGCACGGTGACGGGCGACCCCAAGGAAGTTATCAGCATTGTGATCTGGCTGTTCTACTCCGTGCTTTTCCACAACCGCCTCACCAAGGGCTGGAAGGGCCGCAAGCCTGCACAACTGGCTGTTTTTGTATTTATTCTCTGCCTCTTTTCAATCATTGTGGTGAATACCTTCATGGAAACACACCACGCATTCATCCGGCGCTGA
- a CDS encoding bifunctional precorrin-2 dehydrogenase/sirohydrochlorin ferrochelatase — translation MRAQQPSAPLYPIFISLSGIRCLVVGLGQVGQRKLSGLLACNPASVLVLDLAGPAPESAPEAAKLLRDPRVRFERRACEAADLNGCGLVFAATGSAAENSRIAALCAATGVLCNSASNPEEGCFQVPAVARSTPLAAALSTGGASPALARRWKGELERWLEPRSRMATLMGRLRPLVLALGHDTGQNTGLFRKLAESPLQQWLEEHDHENCTRYLQAALPPALHANIAELLHDLP, via the coding sequence ATGCGCGCACAACAGCCCTCCGCCCCGCTCTACCCCATATTCATCTCGCTTTCAGGCATCCGCTGTCTGGTGGTCGGCCTTGGTCAGGTGGGGCAACGCAAACTTTCCGGCCTGCTGGCCTGCAATCCGGCATCCGTGCTGGTGCTCGACCTTGCCGGGCCTGCGCCGGAATCAGCGCCGGAAGCGGCGAAACTGCTGCGCGACCCAAGGGTACGCTTTGAACGCCGCGCCTGCGAGGCTGCCGACCTCAATGGCTGCGGGCTGGTGTTTGCCGCCACCGGCAGCGCTGCGGAAAACAGCCGCATTGCCGCCCTGTGCGCCGCAACGGGTGTTTTGTGTAACAGCGCGAGCAATCCGGAGGAAGGCTGTTTTCAGGTGCCAGCCGTGGCCCGCAGCACCCCGCTTGCGGCGGCGCTTTCCACTGGCGGGGCAAGCCCCGCGCTGGCCCGCCGCTGGAAGGGCGAACTTGAGCGCTGGCTTGAACCGCGTTCACGCATGGCAACCCTGATGGGTCGGCTGCGGCCTCTGGTTCTTGCCTTGGGGCACGATACAGGGCAGAATACGGGATTGTTCCGCAAACTGGCAGAATCACCTCTGCAACAGTGGCTGGAAGAACACGACCATGAAAACTGTACGCGTTATTTGCAGGCGGCGCTTCCGCCCGCACTGCACGCCAATATAGCGGAGTTGCTCCATGATCTCCCCTGA
- a CDS encoding glycosyltransferase family 9 protein, with translation MPKFLVIQAARFGDLVQTKRLLLSLALRGEVHLALDASLVPLARVLYPFAELHALSVHGRPQAEALARNTAVLDRWQGLHFEAVYNCNFSGTTAALCRVFEAEQVQGYRPEAGGISRSPWARLGFRLSERRALATLNLVDFWAHFAPEPVESHRVNPVAAPGGRGLGVVLAGRESRRSLPVPVLAEVVRTAFGAMGGPRVRLLGSKAEQPAARQLMRHLPGKLLDRVEDYSGKTDWPGLVDVVDGLDALITPDTGIMHLGAHLGVPVLGFFLSSAWLHETGPYGVGHYVWQTARTCGPCLETAPCPYDVACGQPLAQVELLRSIAAVLARLKSGAPSAAAQAESWPSLPADLQLWRTGMDALGTLPHLLAGCDPHVRERRYVRDFLAARLHLPMLDESAALAPQAPNLDEWLYNDADWMLPPGRYC, from the coding sequence ATGCCCAAATTTCTGGTCATACAGGCGGCGCGCTTTGGCGATCTGGTGCAGACCAAGCGCCTGTTGCTTAGTCTGGCTTTGCGCGGCGAGGTGCACCTTGCCCTGGATGCCAGTTTGGTTCCGCTGGCCAGAGTGCTCTATCCCTTTGCCGAATTGCACGCCCTATCGGTGCACGGCAGGCCTCAGGCAGAGGCGCTTGCGCGCAACACCGCTGTGCTGGACCGTTGGCAGGGCTTGCACTTTGAAGCCGTGTACAACTGCAATTTTTCCGGCACTACCGCGGCACTGTGCCGAGTTTTTGAGGCAGAGCAGGTTCAGGGGTATCGGCCAGAGGCAGGGGGGATTTCGCGTTCTCCCTGGGCGCGGCTTGGCTTCCGCCTCAGTGAACGTCGCGCGCTGGCAACGCTGAATCTTGTGGATTTTTGGGCGCATTTTGCACCAGAGCCGGTTGAGTCCCACAGGGTCAATCCTGTGGCAGCCCCCGGCGGGCGAGGGCTTGGCGTGGTGCTGGCAGGGAGGGAATCGCGCCGCTCGTTACCCGTGCCCGTGCTGGCCGAGGTGGTGCGCACGGCCTTTGGGGCAATGGGGGGGCCGCGAGTGCGTCTGCTGGGTTCAAAGGCGGAGCAGCCCGCAGCCCGTCAGCTCATGCGGCATTTGCCCGGTAAGCTGCTCGACAGGGTGGAAGATTACAGCGGTAAAACAGACTGGCCCGGCCTTGTGGACGTTGTAGACGGGCTGGATGCGCTGATCACGCCCGATACAGGCATCATGCACCTTGGCGCACACCTTGGCGTGCCTGTGCTTGGTTTTTTCCTTTCTTCGGCCTGGCTGCACGAAACCGGGCCATACGGCGTGGGCCATTATGTATGGCAGACGGCGCGCACCTGCGGACCGTGCCTGGAAACCGCCCCTTGCCCCTACGATGTGGCCTGTGGTCAGCCTTTGGCGCAAGTGGAGCTCTTGCGCTCCATTGCCGCAGTACTTGCCCGCCTAAAATCGGGCGCGCCCTCTGCCGCCGCGCAGGCGGAATCGTGGCCGTCCCTGCCAGCGGATTTGCAGTTGTGGCGCACGGGCATGGACGCCTTGGGCACGCTGCCTCACCTGCTCGCGGGCTGTGACCCGCATGTGCGGGAGCGCAGGTATGTGCGCGATTTTCTGGCTGCGCGCCTGCATCTGCCCATGTTGGACGAAAGCGCCGCCCTTGCCCCGCAAGCTCCGAATCTTGACGAATGGCTTTATAACGATGCGGACTGGATGTTGCCGCCAGGGAGATACTGCTGA
- a CDS encoding glycosyltransferase produces the protein MPAAPLRILVVLPMYGGSLPIGRYCASALSGLGHSVRVFEAPLLHPAFTGLRGLGLAPAQTAQLENSFLQVVSQAVWAQVQAQEPHLVLALAQAPIGRSLLQRLRRSGVRTAMWFVEDHEVFDYWKAYAPLYDVFAVIQKEPFLSMLSGIGQGSSLYLPLAAQPDFHKPLELTEQEKREYGADIGFLGAGYPNRRLAFRQLVGRDFKIWGSDWDGESLLAPHVQRGGARIDADESVKIYNATRVNLNLHSSLGTAELVSKGDFVNPRTFELACMGAFQLVDRRALMPELFAQDELATFGTLEEFYAGIEYFLAHPDERHAFAARARERVLRDHTYEQRMAALLGFVEQRLGPWPLELESSGGMPPDVEAALTPEIRRDMAAVVQGLGLGPNAGFDDVINALRARSGVLTETEAALLFLDEWRRQYGKK, from the coding sequence ATGCCCGCCGCTCCTCTGCGAATTCTTGTGGTGCTGCCCATGTACGGCGGCTCGCTGCCCATCGGCCGTTACTGCGCCAGCGCTCTCAGCGGGCTAGGGCACAGTGTGCGCGTGTTTGAGGCGCCCTTGCTGCACCCGGCTTTTACCGGACTGCGCGGCCTTGGGCTGGCCCCTGCGCAGACAGCCCAACTGGAAAATTCTTTTTTGCAGGTGGTTTCGCAGGCCGTGTGGGCGCAGGTGCAGGCGCAGGAGCCGCATCTAGTGTTGGCTCTGGCGCAGGCTCCCATAGGGCGCAGCCTGTTGCAGCGTTTGCGCCGGTCGGGCGTGCGCACGGCCATGTGGTTTGTGGAAGACCACGAGGTTTTTGATTACTGGAAGGCCTACGCACCGCTGTACGATGTTTTTGCCGTTATCCAGAAAGAGCCTTTTTTATCCATGCTCTCGGGCATCGGGCAGGGCAGCTCCCTGTATCTGCCGCTGGCGGCCCAGCCGGATTTTCACAAGCCGCTGGAACTGACCGAGCAGGAAAAGCGCGAATACGGGGCCGATATTGGCTTTCTTGGCGCGGGTTACCCCAACCGGCGGCTGGCTTTTCGTCAGCTGGTAGGGCGTGATTTTAAAATCTGGGGGTCGGACTGGGACGGCGAGAGCCTGCTTGCGCCCCACGTGCAGCGCGGCGGCGCGCGCATTGATGCGGATGAGAGCGTCAAAATCTACAATGCCACGCGCGTCAACCTGAATCTGCACTCGAGCCTCGGCACTGCGGAGCTTGTGAGCAAGGGTGATTTTGTCAATCCGCGCACTTTTGAACTGGCGTGCATGGGGGCCTTTCAGCTTGTGGACAGGCGAGCGCTCATGCCCGAGCTGTTTGCGCAGGATGAACTGGCAACCTTTGGCACGCTGGAAGAATTTTACGCGGGCATCGAGTATTTTCTGGCCCATCCGGACGAGCGCCATGCCTTTGCCGCCCGCGCAAGGGAGCGGGTGTTGCGCGATCATACGTATGAGCAGCGCATGGCCGCCCTGCTTGGTTTTGTGGAGCAGCGCCTCGGCCCCTGGCCGCTTGAGCTGGAGTCTTCCGGCGGCATGCCGCCTGATGTGGAGGCCGCGCTCACTCCGGAGATTCGCAGGGACATGGCGGCGGTGGTGCAGGGGCTTGGCCTTGGCCCCAATGCCGGATTTGACGATGTCATCAATGCCTTGCGTGCCCGTAGCGGCGTGCTGACGGAAACAGAGGCTGCCCTGCTGTTTCTGGATGAATGGCGCAGGCAGTACGGCAAAAAATAA
- the ybgF gene encoding tol-pal system protein YbgF gives MKTLIVVPLACVALVAGCASSDKMRQVESTSETNQKVLRETDQRLRTLEQSVNTLDTQVAQLNNRVYEVRTRGGQKTGMTVVPIIPPQPHKSAVVAPAQPESAQLTAHGPVATSSPERPAVNPASQPPVNPANTASANSATPNARALDPAATIRPIPAAAPREAAKAEAEVMPKTPAAKTAAQQSPAEKPQAAAKGAPGSASASSAASFALPPEAASPPAASAAGKGAVQPMLPPVAAAGGNPDVPVPSVPVSDLALPPEHPGLGLPPLPGDAAAKNGAKGKAAKAAAGSAPASAPASAPASAASAAATPAVSAQAQPQAPAQPSAALPKSGKGEEAAYKAALQPAMSGRAADSIGRFQTFLQEYPQGRFAANAEYWIGEGYYAQGKYKDALAQFEKVNSQWPRHHKNADALLKTGMTLSRMGDKEGAAQAYKKLLSQFPNSEAAGLARSRGLAR, from the coding sequence ATGAAAACACTGATTGTTGTGCCGTTGGCCTGCGTTGCGCTGGTTGCCGGGTGCGCTTCTTCTGACAAAATGCGTCAGGTGGAATCGACCAGCGAAACCAACCAGAAGGTGCTGCGCGAGACCGACCAGCGGTTGCGCACGCTGGAGCAAAGCGTAAACACGCTTGATACCCAGGTTGCCCAGCTCAATAACAGGGTTTACGAAGTGCGCACCCGTGGCGGACAAAAAACCGGCATGACTGTGGTGCCCATTATTCCGCCGCAGCCCCACAAAAGTGCTGTGGTTGCGCCTGCCCAGCCGGAAAGCGCCCAGCTAACCGCGCACGGCCCGGTTGCGACCAGCAGCCCCGAGCGTCCCGCGGTCAATCCCGCAAGCCAGCCCCCAGTGAATCCCGCAAATACGGCATCGGCAAATTCTGCAACGCCCAACGCCCGCGCTCTTGATCCTGCCGCCACAATCAGGCCGATTCCCGCTGCCGCCCCGCGTGAGGCTGCCAAAGCCGAAGCCGAGGTAATGCCCAAAACTCCTGCGGCAAAGACTGCTGCCCAGCAAAGCCCAGCAGAAAAGCCGCAAGCCGCCGCCAAGGGCGCGCCGGGTTCGGCGTCTGCCTCATCCGCCGCATCTTTCGCCCTGCCGCCTGAGGCCGCGTCTCCTCCTGCGGCTTCCGCTGCCGGGAAGGGGGCGGTTCAGCCCATGCTGCCGCCCGTTGCCGCAGCCGGGGGCAATCCTGATGTTCCCGTGCCTTCTGTGCCGGTCTCTGATCTTGCCCTGCCGCCCGAGCATCCGGGGCTGGGCCTGCCGCCCCTGCCTGGGGATGCCGCCGCCAAAAACGGCGCAAAGGGCAAGGCTGCCAAAGCCGCTGCCGGATCGGCTCCTGCTTCGGCTCCTGCTTCGGCTCCTGCTTCGGCGGCAAGCGCTGCCGCCACGCCTGCTGTTTCGGCGCAAGCCCAGCCGCAAGCTCCTGCGCAACCGTCCGCAGCCTTGCCCAAGAGCGGCAAGGGCGAGGAGGCCGCATACAAGGCAGCCTTGCAGCCTGCCATGTCTGGCCGGGCCGCAGACAGCATTGGCCGTTTTCAGACCTTTTTGCAGGAATATCCTCAGGGCCGCTTTGCCGCCAATGCGGAATACTGGATTGGCGAGGGGTATTACGCCCAGGGCAAGTACAAGGATGCGCTGGCGCAGTTTGAAAAGGTCAACAGCCAGTGGCCGCGTCATCATAAAAACGCCGATGCCCTGCTGAAAACTGGCATGACCCTGAGCCGCATGGGCGACAAGGAAGGTGCCGCGCAGGCCTACAAAAAGCTGCTGTCGCAGTTTCCCAACTCAGAAGCGGCGGGGCTTGCCCGGTCGCGTGGTCTGGCCCGGTAA
- the dprA gene encoding DNA-processing protein DprA, translated as MSQPCKTLAAMDEAARKEYWASLALRHCRGLGARSAARLARHFGSAYAAVQARELWHEAGVNKGQAAELATGSWRVTAREEWDRARDLAASIVLWTDPEYPVLLRPVIDAPLLLYCRGDLSLLQSPGFAVVGSRKATKHGRSVAEYMARCLSACGIAIVSGMALGIDRVAHEAALERVGRSIGVLGTGIDMLYPIGNMTVFDEMELRGLLISEFAPGTLPHAGNFPIRNRIISGLSLGVLVVEAAQRSGSLITARLALEQNREVYAVPGPALDAHCLGCQDLVRQGAHAVFSAEDVLRDLAEQLRPFGISEVGVPVEEEGLLEDVPATESPKAAGALKTSESSAAGRAATAGKPGRAKANGQDAPTGEHVSENASIIDDASSKAVTVQPLNEGERAAAENAAAADGNAGLLEYLRQHGPTHADVLADAAGLSAAAANAALVGLEMLGKVRRLPGARYEVTA; from the coding sequence ATGAGCCAGCCGTGTAAAACTCTGGCTGCAATGGACGAGGCCGCCCGCAAGGAATACTGGGCCAGCCTTGCCCTGCGGCACTGCCGAGGGCTGGGTGCGCGTTCTGCCGCACGCCTTGCGCGGCACTTTGGCTCGGCCTACGCCGCCGTGCAGGCGCGTGAACTCTGGCATGAGGCGGGCGTCAACAAGGGGCAGGCCGCCGAACTTGCTACGGGTTCGTGGCGTGTCACTGCCAGGGAAGAATGGGATCGCGCCCGCGATCTTGCCGCATCCATAGTTCTGTGGACAGACCCTGAATATCCCGTGCTGCTGCGCCCGGTTATTGACGCGCCCCTGCTGCTCTATTGCCGGGGCGATCTTTCCCTGCTGCAATCGCCGGGTTTTGCGGTGGTTGGCTCGCGCAAGGCCACCAAACATGGCAGGTCTGTGGCCGAATACATGGCGCGCTGCCTTTCGGCCTGCGGCATTGCCATTGTTTCCGGCATGGCGCTGGGCATAGACAGGGTTGCCCATGAGGCCGCGCTTGAGCGCGTTGGCCGCAGCATCGGCGTGTTGGGAACGGGCATTGATATGCTCTATCCCATTGGCAACATGACTGTTTTTGATGAAATGGAGCTCCGGGGCCTGCTGATCTCTGAATTCGCGCCCGGTACGCTGCCGCATGCGGGCAATTTCCCCATCCGCAACCGCATCATCAGCGGGCTTTCGCTGGGTGTGCTGGTGGTGGAGGCCGCCCAGCGTTCGGGCAGCCTTATCACGGCGCGGCTGGCGCTGGAGCAAAACCGTGAAGTGTACGCCGTGCCAGGGCCTGCGCTGGATGCCCATTGCCTTGGCTGTCAGGATTTGGTGCGTCAGGGCGCGCATGCAGTATTCAGCGCCGAGGACGTGTTGCGCGATCTGGCGGAGCAGTTGCGGCCTTTTGGCATCAGCGAGGTCGGTGTGCCTGTTGAAGAGGAAGGGCTGCTGGAGGATGTGCCTGCGACGGAATCACCCAAGGCGGCAGGCGCGCTAAAGACATCAGAATCCAGTGCCGCAGGCCGGGCCGCGACGGCGGGGAAACCCGGCAGGGCCAAGGCCAATGGGCAGGATGCTCCAACCGGGGAGCATGTCAGCGAAAACGCATCCATTATAGATGATGCCAGCAGCAAGGCGGTCACAGTGCAGCCCCTCAACGAGGGCGAGCGAGCCGCTGCGGAAAACGCCGCTGCCGCCGATGGCAACGCTGGTCTGCTTGAGTATCTGCGTCAGCATGGCCCCACCCATGCCGATGTTCTGGCTGATGCCGCAGGGCTGAGCGCTGCGGCGGCCAATGCCGCTCTTGTGGGGCTTGAGATGCTGGGCAAGGTGCGGCGTCTGCCCGGCGCGCGTTATGAGGTAACGGCATGA
- a CDS encoding tyrosine recombinase XerC has translation MSKAQGGQKDPDSATASPKAGSGAAAAKTAGRKKTAGKPIQGSLTEAATPNTQEQAAVGQRKAGPDRAKLFVDAFLAWMEVQKGASPATLKAYGSDLAQLIEFLRGQDADLGRPESVTRRHVQAYLAWLFRQGEAKSSMARKLAAVRSFFRFQQRNGVVTENVAAQVRNPRQEKRHPRALNVDETFALLDAEHGQAGTESAESARLLCRDLALAELLYGSGLRISEALGLDIDDVQLSSRVLRVMGKGSRERLAPLSDTSCESLKAWLDERPLLALPEEQALFVGSRGSRLNRREAARIVERLCRRAGLDFTVSPHSLRHSFATHLLSAGADLRSVQELLGHRRLTTTQRYTQVSLEHLMEAYDKAHPKATKK, from the coding sequence ATGAGCAAGGCTCAGGGCGGGCAAAAAGACCCGGACAGCGCGACCGCCAGCCCAAAGGCCGGGAGCGGTGCTGCTGCGGCCAAAACGGCAGGGCGCAAAAAAACTGCTGGCAAGCCGATTCAAGGTTCGTTGACCGAGGCAGCCACGCCAAACACGCAGGAGCAGGCAGCTGTCGGGCAACGCAAAGCCGGCCCCGACCGGGCAAAGCTCTTTGTTGATGCCTTTCTGGCCTGGATGGAAGTGCAGAAGGGCGCTTCGCCCGCCACGCTCAAGGCCTATGGCAGCGACCTTGCGCAACTCATCGAATTTCTGCGCGGGCAGGATGCTGACCTCGGAAGGCCAGAATCCGTCACCCGGCGGCACGTGCAGGCCTATCTGGCCTGGCTGTTCCGTCAGGGCGAGGCAAAAAGCTCCATGGCCAGAAAACTGGCGGCTGTGCGTTCATTCTTCCGTTTTCAACAGCGCAATGGTGTGGTAACAGAAAATGTGGCCGCGCAGGTGCGCAATCCCCGGCAGGAAAAGCGCCACCCCCGCGCCCTGAATGTGGACGAAACCTTTGCCTTGCTGGATGCGGAGCATGGCCAGGCAGGGACAGAGAGCGCCGAATCTGCGCGCCTGCTGTGTCGCGACCTAGCCTTGGCGGAACTTCTCTACGGTTCTGGCCTGCGTATTTCTGAGGCGCTTGGCCTCGATATTGATGATGTGCAGCTTTCATCGCGCGTGTTGCGCGTTATGGGCAAAGGCTCGCGCGAGCGGCTTGCGCCGCTTTCCGACACATCGTGCGAGAGCCTCAAGGCATGGCTTGACGAGCGTCCGCTCCTGGCCCTGCCGGAAGAACAGGCTCTGTTTGTGGGTTCTCGCGGTTCGCGCCTGAACCGCAGGGAGGCTGCGCGCATTGTGGAGCGCTTGTGCCGCCGGGCCGGGCTGGATTTTACAGTGTCGCCGCACAGCCTGCGCCATTCGTTTGCAACGCACCTGCTTTCGGCTGGGGCCGACCTGCGCAGTGTGCAGGAGCTGCTGGGACACCGCAGATTGACCACCACCCAACGCTATACGCAGGTAAGCCTTGAGCATTTGATGGAAGCCTACGACAAGGCTCATCCCAAGGCGACGAAAAAATAA
- a CDS encoding manganese-dependent inorganic pyrophosphatase codes for MSALVIGHMNPDTDSIISAIAAADLYSKRGLDVTPAAQGAPTPETEFVLKKFGLTAPQVVADVAGKNLYLVDYSDLAQAPKGMDSACVLGIADHHKLGDVTTSAPLEAWIWPVGCTCTVLKNMFDFYGVEISKSIAGGMLCAILSDTVIFKSPTCTPADKKAVEELAKIAGVSDVMSLGMEMFKVKSAVEGTSMKDLVFRDYKDFDMGGKKVGIGQLEVVDLSILEPVKAGLQAEIARVKGEGRHSVFLLLTDIMKEGSEMLIVSDDPSVVEKAFGVKAEGKSVWLPGVMSRKKQVVPNFEKAFK; via the coding sequence ATGTCCGCATTAGTTATTGGTCACATGAATCCTGATACCGACAGCATCATTTCTGCCATTGCCGCCGCCGACCTGTACAGCAAGCGCGGTCTGGACGTTACCCCTGCCGCCCAGGGCGCGCCCACTCCTGAAACCGAATTCGTGCTCAAGAAGTTCGGTCTCACCGCTCCCCAGGTTGTTGCCGATGTGGCTGGCAAGAATCTGTATCTGGTGGACTATTCCGATCTGGCTCAGGCCCCCAAGGGAATGGATTCCGCCTGTGTGCTCGGTATCGCTGATCACCACAAGCTTGGTGATGTGACCACCTCTGCGCCCCTGGAAGCCTGGATCTGGCCCGTGGGCTGCACCTGCACCGTGCTGAAGAACATGTTTGACTTCTACGGCGTGGAAATTTCCAAGAGCATCGCTGGCGGCATGCTGTGCGCGATCCTCTCCGATACCGTTATCTTCAAGTCCCCCACCTGCACCCCCGCCGACAAGAAGGCCGTTGAAGAACTGGCCAAGATCGCGGGCGTGAGCGACGTGATGTCTCTGGGCATGGAAATGTTCAAGGTCAAGAGCGCCGTTGAAGGCACCTCCATGAAGGACCTGGTCTTCCGTGACTACAAGGACTTCGACATGGGCGGCAAGAAAGTTGGCATCGGCCAGCTCGAAGTGGTCGACCTTTCCATTCTGGAACCCGTCAAGGCTGGCCTCCAGGCCGAAATCGCCCGCGTGAAGGGCGAAGGCCGTCACAGCGTGTTCCTGCTGCTCACCGACATCATGAAGGAAGGCTCTGAAATGCTGATCGTTTCTGACGATCCTTCCGTGGTGGAAAAGGCTTTTGGCGTGAAGGCCGAAGGCAAATCCGTGTGGCTGCCCGGCGTGATGAGCCGCAAAAAGCAGGTCGTGCCCAACTTTGAAAAGGCTTTCAAGTAA